A part of Vigna radiata var. radiata cultivar VC1973A chromosome 11, Vradiata_ver6, whole genome shotgun sequence genomic DNA contains:
- the LOC111242762 gene encoding uncharacterized protein LOC111242762: MNVIANVFPESYKILCRFHILKNVKAKCKMLVDSTEALDVLMEAWENVMDCADQSLFLDYVNGLQCASSAWSLFFEYMNQTWIIPCSTYFVKVWTDKVMHLGNTTTNRDEFAHWA, translated from the exons ATGAATGTCATTGCAAATGTTTTCCCCGagtcatataaaatattatgtcgGTTCCACATCCTTAAAAATGTTAAAGCTAAATGCAAAATGTTAGTTGATTCTACTGAGGCTTTGGATGTGTTGATGGAGGCATGGGAAAATGTGATGGATTGTGCTGATCAGAGCTTATTTCTTGACTATGTGAATGGTCTTCAATGCGCCTCTAGTGCTTGGTCTCTGTTCTTTGAATATATGAACCAGACTTGGATTATTCCATGTAGTACATACTTTGTAAAGGTCTGGACGGACAAAGTAATGCATTTAGGGAACACAACCACAAATAG gGATGAGTTTGCTCATTGGGCCTAA